In one Verrucomicrobiota bacterium genomic region, the following are encoded:
- a CDS encoding DNA adenine methylase: MKSSKHHLPIEPLKFLLGDTGMTQTYLFADALMDVPLDSPVNVASVPQRSPFRYPGGKTWLVPLFRRWLASKIRPPQLLIETFAGGGIIGLTAAMENLAQRVILVELDDQVAAVWETILSDGAGWLAARIQHFEMSLENLNAELLRPPESRRELAFQTILRNRTAHGGILAAGAGVLKHGENGKGVSSRWYAKTIAHRIRAIGMVTDRIQFINGDAFAVMNQYRLSHDTVFFIDPPYTAGGKRAGSRLYTHSEIDHERLFQQCGELAGDFLITYDNAPEVVALAARHGFQTKTVAMKNTHHAEMTELLIGRDLGWMDYEWVMTEEPPPYRINPPQTIKSARKRKKVASTRATTTRTNVEDQSSRKSKPKKSKPTTKAPKTRAA, from the coding sequence ATGAAAAGCTCGAAACATCACCTTCCAATAGAACCATTGAAATTCCTTTTGGGTGATACTGGTATGACTCAGACATATTTATTCGCGGATGCTTTGATGGATGTCCCGCTGGATTCGCCAGTGAATGTCGCCTCTGTGCCACAGCGAAGTCCTTTCCGTTATCCTGGAGGAAAAACTTGGCTGGTTCCACTTTTTCGCCGCTGGCTCGCCAGCAAAATACGTCCACCGCAACTGTTAATTGAAACATTTGCAGGCGGGGGCATTATCGGTTTGACGGCAGCCATGGAAAATCTGGCCCAACGGGTCATTCTAGTCGAACTCGATGATCAAGTTGCGGCAGTTTGGGAAACAATCCTTTCAGACGGTGCTGGATGGCTCGCTGCAAGGATTCAGCATTTTGAAATGTCTTTAGAAAACCTCAATGCTGAACTTCTAAGACCTCCGGAATCCCGCCGTGAATTGGCCTTTCAAACCATTCTTCGCAACCGCACGGCGCATGGTGGAATCCTTGCTGCCGGTGCTGGAGTGTTAAAGCATGGAGAAAACGGGAAAGGCGTATCTTCCCGCTGGTATGCGAAGACCATTGCCCATCGTATCAGGGCCATTGGAATGGTTACTGACCGTATTCAATTTATAAATGGAGACGCTTTTGCCGTAATGAACCAATACCGGCTGTCCCATGACACTGTCTTTTTTATTGATCCCCCTTATACCGCTGGTGGCAAGCGCGCTGGCAGCCGTCTTTACACCCATTCTGAAATAGATCACGAACGCCTTTTCCAACAATGTGGGGAACTGGCCGGAGATTTCCTGATTACCTACGACAATGCTCCCGAGGTGGTAGCCCTTGCCGCACGGCATGGGTTTCAAACCAAAACGGTGGCCATGAAAAACACGCATCATGCGGAAATGACCGAACTGCTGATTGGCCGCGACTTGGGGTGGATGGACTATGAATGGGTAATGACCGAAGAACCACCGCCGTACAGAATAAATCCGCCCCAAACAATCAAATCGGCACGTAAACGTAAAAAAGTGGCATCCACGAGGGCAACGACAACTCGTACAAACGTTGAAGACCAGTCTTCTAGAAAATCCAAACCAAAAAAGTCTAAACCAACTACCAAAGCACCAAAAACGCGAGCGGCTTGA
- a CDS encoding NotI family restriction endonuclease gives MKHKNPLVEVFGFPSSDVSALAERHRKNSLCPFNNKVPNCTKDKAQNPLGVCSVVDGDDIAITCPVRFRQDWMIAEDAANFFFGSEAKWTTLTEVRLKDAHGGSAGNIDVVLCAYNNAGAVYDFGALEVQAVYISGNVRNPFESYMSNPAKRAAMDWTEEVNYPRPDYLSSSRKRLAPQIIFKGGILNAWKKKSAVALNTGFFRTLPKLPEVPKQEADIAWLIYDLKLSKKPGTPHQLFLHKTVYTKFEPALAQITKSNPGKMEDFIRELQTKVDEKLETSPSNRTIEIPFG, from the coding sequence ATGAAACATAAAAATCCATTAGTGGAAGTCTTTGGTTTTCCAAGCAGTGACGTGAGTGCCCTGGCAGAACGTCACCGCAAGAACAGTCTCTGCCCTTTCAATAACAAAGTGCCCAACTGCACCAAAGACAAAGCGCAGAACCCGCTTGGTGTTTGTAGCGTTGTTGACGGTGATGATATTGCCATAACATGCCCTGTGCGCTTTCGCCAGGACTGGATGATCGCTGAAGACGCTGCCAATTTCTTTTTCGGTTCCGAGGCCAAATGGACAACCCTCACAGAAGTACGGCTCAAAGATGCTCATGGTGGCTCTGCTGGGAATATTGACGTCGTGCTTTGTGCCTATAATAACGCTGGTGCGGTTTATGATTTTGGCGCTTTGGAAGTCCAAGCGGTTTATATTTCTGGAAATGTCCGAAATCCTTTCGAGTCCTATATGAGCAATCCAGCCAAACGCGCAGCTATGGATTGGACCGAGGAAGTAAATTATCCAAGACCTGATTATCTTTCCTCCTCGCGAAAGAGATTGGCACCTCAAATCATATTCAAGGGTGGAATCTTGAATGCTTGGAAGAAGAAGTCTGCCGTTGCGCTAAACACTGGTTTCTTTCGCACGCTTCCCAAACTGCCGGAAGTACCGAAACAGGAAGCTGATATTGCTTGGTTGATATATGATTTAAAATTGTCCAAAAAGCCTGGGACGCCGCATCAACTATTTCTCCACAAAACTGTCTATACCAAGTTCGAGCCAGCTTTGGCGCAAATTACCAAATCCAATCCCGGCAAGATGGAAGATTTCATCCGAGAGCTGCAAACAAAGGTGGATGAAAAGCTCGAAACATCACCTTCCAATAGAACCATTGAAATTCCTTTTGGGTGA
- a CDS encoding MFS transporter translates to MNSHPPHKHYKWELLALLFCAFFFHQGDRAIFGVVLSAIKTDLQLTDSQLGLVGTVLFAMLAVMMPVAGYLGDVWNKKRIIIGSLMFWSAATMCTGMAGGLMGLILFRSIATAGGESFYAPAAYPLLAEHHTRTRAFALSIHQSSLYIGVMVSGFLGGYIAERWGWRSAFYLFGGGGIVLGMILMWRLQNPAAAETPGTPAVVERETVWQSLGVVFRSPSALLLTTGFTAIVFVNNAYVVWAPVFLQERFGLSLTKAGGYAMFYHHVAALVGILIGGRLSDYMATTRPVFRPQMMCTAMLLGAPIIFYMGQADTLWLACGTMAGFGLFRGLYEANTHAALFEVIAPRHRASAIGITVMLAFLVGSLSPWMLGRFRESFPAGKGLGYGFSTLSAAYVLGGLAVLSAVVFTFNRDRHREPEVFTTGS, encoded by the coding sequence ATGAATTCCCATCCTCCCCACAAGCATTACAAGTGGGAATTGCTCGCCCTGCTATTCTGCGCCTTTTTCTTCCATCAAGGAGACCGGGCCATCTTTGGCGTGGTGCTGTCCGCCATCAAGACGGACCTGCAACTGACCGATAGCCAGCTCGGTTTGGTCGGCACCGTGCTGTTTGCCATGCTGGCAGTGATGATGCCGGTAGCGGGCTATCTGGGTGATGTCTGGAACAAGAAGCGCATCATCATCGGCAGCCTGATGTTTTGGAGCGCGGCGACCATGTGTACCGGCATGGCGGGCGGGTTGATGGGGTTGATTCTATTCCGCAGCATCGCCACCGCCGGGGGCGAATCGTTTTATGCGCCTGCCGCCTATCCGCTGTTGGCCGAGCACCATACGCGGACGCGCGCCTTTGCCTTGTCCATCCACCAATCCTCGCTGTACATCGGCGTGATGGTGAGCGGCTTCCTGGGGGGCTACATCGCTGAACGCTGGGGATGGCGTTCGGCCTTCTACCTCTTTGGCGGTGGCGGCATTGTGCTGGGCATGATCTTGATGTGGCGGCTGCAAAATCCGGCGGCGGCTGAAACTCCAGGCACGCCGGCTGTGGTTGAACGGGAAACGGTTTGGCAATCCTTGGGCGTGGTCTTTCGCTCGCCCTCCGCGCTGCTGTTGACGACCGGGTTCACCGCCATCGTCTTTGTGAACAACGCCTATGTGGTCTGGGCGCCGGTGTTTCTTCAGGAACGCTTTGGCCTCTCCCTGACGAAGGCGGGCGGTTATGCAATGTTTTATCATCACGTCGCGGCGCTGGTTGGCATTCTCATTGGCGGACGGCTTTCCGATTACATGGCGACCACGCGTCCGGTGTTTCGCCCGCAAATGATGTGCACCGCCATGTTGTTGGGCGCGCCCATCATTTTCTACATGGGCCAGGCGGATACCCTTTGGCTGGCCTGCGGCACCATGGCGGGCTTTGGCCTATTCCGGGGACTCTACGAGGCCAATACCCACGCGGCCCTTTTTGAAGTCATTGCCCCCCGGCATCGCGCCTCCGCCATCGGCATTACTGTAATGTTGGCGTTCCTGGTCGGGTCGCTTTCGCCCTGGATGCTGGGCCGCTTTCGGGAATCATTCCCGGCGGGCAAGGGCTTGGGCTACGGTTTCTCCACCCTGTCCGCCGCGTATGTCTTGGGTGGTTTGGCGGTATTGTCGGCGGTGGTGTTTACCTTTAATCGTGATCGCCATCGGGAGCCCGAAGTTTTCACGACAGGAAGTTAA
- a CDS encoding SDR family oxidoreductase, producing MRFKDQHVLVTGAATHTGYEIARQFSAEGGTVYVNDLAGTELEQAAASLRANTGGTVIPVAADLANASAVEAMFAHIYKQSDRLDVLVNNAALHGLGYSFVDTPMELLDQVLRANLYGLFQCSQLAARMMVKQGRGAIINLSSNTSERAIRKMSAYITSKGAVEALTRALAVELGPNGIRVNTVAPGYIHTTRWNKLSPEQTQRRRANVPLGAESTAQQVADVVLFLASDQAARINGSRVVVDGGCSAQLFPADIDV from the coding sequence ATGAGATTCAAAGACCAGCATGTCCTGGTGACCGGCGCTGCCACGCATACCGGCTACGAAATCGCCCGGCAATTTTCCGCCGAGGGTGGCACGGTGTATGTCAACGACCTCGCCGGAACAGAATTGGAACAGGCGGCGGCCAGTCTGCGCGCCAACACCGGGGGAACCGTCATCCCGGTGGCAGCGGATTTGGCGAATGCTTCGGCTGTGGAAGCCATGTTCGCGCATATTTACAAACAGAGTGACCGTCTGGATGTATTGGTCAACAACGCGGCGCTGCATGGCTTGGGATACAGCTTTGTGGATACGCCCATGGAGTTGCTGGATCAGGTATTGCGTGCGAATCTTTACGGGTTGTTTCAATGCTCCCAGCTTGCCGCCCGCATGATGGTGAAACAGGGCAGGGGGGCGATTATCAATCTCAGCTCGAATACTTCCGAACGCGCCATCCGCAAGATGAGTGCGTACATTACCTCCAAAGGGGCGGTGGAGGCATTGACTCGCGCGCTGGCCGTGGAGTTGGGACCCAACGGAATCCGTGTCAATACGGTGGCACCCGGGTACATCCACACCACGCGTTGGAACAAGCTCAGCCCGGAACAGACCCAACGCCGCCGTGCGAATGTGCCGCTTGGGGCTGAATCCACAGCACAACAAGTGGCGGATGTGGTGCTGTTCCTGGCTTCGGATCAGGCGGCCCGCATCAATGGCAGCCGGGTGGTCGTGGATGGCGGTTGTTCTGCGCAGTTGTTCCCGGCAGACATTGATGTGTGA
- the dgoD gene encoding galactonate dehydratase, producing the protein MKVTAIETHICHAYRTNWVFVRVLTDAGLYGVGEATLEMRELTVAQACRELERYLVGKDPFNIEAFWHDAYRDAYWRGGPVLMSALAGVEMALWDIKGKALGVPVWQLLGGQVRDRVPCYANGWFAPAVRPDEFAEKAKLAKAQGFRGLKWDPFGSSYMNIPKSVLRDAIACVQAVVEAVGPDVDILIEGHGRFNVPTAIRIAHALADFDITWFEEPIPPDNPEGLAEIKRRVKVPIAGGERLYSRWDFRNYLGLRCADFIQPDVSHVGGIGELRKIAAMAEAHHIPVCPHNPSGPVANAATLQIAACTPNFFLLETMATDVPHRREISTEKVRFEDGCMFIPDAPGLGIDLNIPAMAAHAYQPRDLRHYSGALTQIRPANATSYFEPSPEKKS; encoded by the coding sequence ATGAAAGTCACAGCGATTGAGACTCATATCTGCCACGCCTACCGCACGAACTGGGTGTTCGTGAGGGTACTGACGGATGCGGGACTGTACGGGGTGGGTGAGGCCACCTTGGAAATGCGCGAGTTAACCGTCGCCCAAGCCTGCCGGGAACTTGAACGATACCTGGTGGGTAAGGACCCGTTTAATATTGAGGCGTTCTGGCACGATGCTTATCGCGATGCGTATTGGCGTGGCGGTCCGGTGTTGATGAGCGCGTTGGCCGGGGTGGAAATGGCCCTGTGGGACATCAAGGGCAAGGCGCTGGGGGTGCCCGTGTGGCAATTGTTGGGAGGCCAGGTGCGTGATCGGGTTCCTTGCTACGCCAACGGCTGGTTTGCCCCTGCCGTACGGCCGGATGAGTTTGCCGAGAAGGCAAAGCTGGCCAAGGCCCAGGGTTTTCGCGGGCTGAAGTGGGATCCTTTCGGCTCCTCATACATGAATATCCCCAAAAGCGTTTTGCGCGATGCCATTGCATGTGTTCAGGCGGTCGTTGAGGCGGTGGGACCGGATGTGGATATTTTAATTGAGGGCCATGGCCGTTTCAATGTGCCCACTGCTATTCGCATTGCCCATGCGCTGGCGGATTTTGACATCACTTGGTTTGAAGAGCCCATTCCGCCGGATAATCCAGAGGGATTGGCTGAGATCAAACGCCGGGTTAAGGTGCCCATCGCGGGTGGGGAACGGCTCTATAGCCGCTGGGATTTCCGAAATTACCTGGGTTTGCGCTGCGCGGACTTCATTCAGCCGGATGTCAGTCATGTGGGTGGGATCGGGGAGTTGCGCAAGATTGCGGCCATGGCTGAGGCGCATCATATTCCCGTGTGCCCGCACAATCCCTCCGGGCCGGTGGCCAACGCCGCCACCCTGCAAATCGCCGCCTGCACTCCCAACTTTTTCTTACTCGAAACCATGGCCACGGATGTGCCGCATCGCCGTGAAATCAGCACGGAGAAAGTGCGCTTCGAGGACGGTTGCATGTTCATACCGGATGCGCCGGGATTGGGGATTGATCTCAATATTCCAGCCATGGCGGCGCATGCGTATCAGCCGCGTGACCTGCGGCATTATTCGGGCGCGCTGACGCAAATCCGTCCCGCTAATGCCACCTCGTATTTTGAACCGTCACCGGAGAAGAAATCATGA